In the genome of Hyphomicrobium sp. ghe19, the window AGGCTGCGCGAAGATCTCGTGCACATCGATCTTCTGCAGACCAACTTCAGGCGTGCCCGTATCGCCGCGCTCTTCGTTCTCACCGACCCAGCCAGACGTCGCTTCGTCGTCGTCAACAGGGAACTCGGCCTGGTCGGAGCCGACCGTCTCGATCGACGCGAGCTCGCGAAGCGGCGAACTTTCGCGCTGAATCGATAACACCCGGCTCATCACCGTCGGGCTGACCTGGTACCCGCCCGACGGATCAACGCCGACACTCATCGCCTTGCGCTGGTCTTCGGGTAGATTCGCCACGTGGATCTGAAGGTAGCGCTTGAAAGCAATGCTGTACGATTTGACTTCATCAACATTGATTTTGTCATCGGAGAGGTCGGTATTTGCCTTCAGTTCGCCACGCGCCGCCATCGCTGCTGCCGTGAAATCGCGTGCTGCCTTGAGCTCGTCCTGGCCCTCGCCGGAACCGTTACCGAGAACACGGGCACGGTTGAGTTTCCGCTCGAATTCGTCGAGCCGGGTGCCGGTCGTCTTCACGGCCGACTCGACAAGTTCCTTGGCTTTCGCCTCGATTGCGGAATGCTTTTGCTCGAGACCTGCCGTCAGCGTCTCCAAGTCCTTTTTGACCTGGCCGTTGTCGACAGCATCACGCCCGGCTTTCTCGGCGATATCGCGAACCTGCTTCAGGTCCTTCTCAA includes:
- a CDS encoding phage major capsid protein; amino-acid sequence: MPELKDVLDDVQREVKKFGDDITGLRTSFEKDLKQVRDIAEKAGRDAVDNGQVKKDLETLTAGLEQKHSAIEAKAKELVESAVKTTGTRLDEFERKLNRARVLGNGSGEGQDELKAARDFTAAAMAARGELKANTDLSDDKINVDEVKSYSIAFKRYLQIHVANLPEDQRKAMSVGVDPSGGYQVSPTVMSRVLSIQRESSPLRELASIETVGSDQAEFPVDDDEATSGWVGENEERGDTGTPEVGLQKIDVHEIFAQPRVTAKLLDDAQFDVEGYLARKIGERFGREEATACFSGNGVRKPRGFLTYPNGTTRGKIEQILSGNATDFDFDSLINLMASLKDYYTSGAAWLMKRQTVGKLMLKKDGDGRYIWQPNAQAGKPSILLGHEVRPAADMPSVEAGALPIAFGNFKAGYTLVDRRGAVMLRDPYTKKGSVKFYTTKRVGGDVTEFEAIKLLKIAA